The Rhizobium sp. CCGE531 genomic sequence AAGAACTGGCAGCGCTTTGCCCGCGATCTTGAGAGACTAGATTAGAAAACAATCATAAGTGCCTATGGACAGGGAAATAAACCTCTGTCCTAAGCTTACGCTGCGCAGTTGGCGCAATGGCCGCGGATTTCGATGGTCGACTTTTCCGCCTTGAACTTCTGCGATTTCAGCCAGTCCATCAGCCGGTGATCCACCTCGTGATCGTGGAATTCGATTACCTGGCCGCAGCTTTCGCAGATAGCGAAGGCGACGAGGCCGTGGCTGTGGCAATCCTCGTTCGGATGGGCGCAGGCGACGAAGGAATTGATGCTCTCGAGCCGGTGCACCACGCCATATTCGAGCAGCTTGTCCAGAGCGCGATAGACCTGCAGCGGCGCGCGAAAACCCTGATCGCGCAGCTTGTCGAGAATGGTATAAGCGCTTAGCGGCGCTTCCGCCCTAGTCAGGACGTCGAAAACAAGCGTCTGGTTCTTGGTGAGCATCGGAGTCGTCATGATGACTGTCCTCTCTGTTGCGTCGCTGGCGTGCCGGCCCTGCGAACGAGGGGCAGCAGACTGATGATAAACAGGACGAGCGCCGCAACGACGATGGACGGCCCGGACGGCGTATCGTAGCGCAGCGATCCGAAAAGCCCGCCGACAACGGCGATGGCGCCGAGCAGCGAGGCGAAAATCGCCATCGTCTCCGGCGTTGCGGCAAAGCGGCGCGCAGTGGCCGCGGGAATGATCAGCAGCGCGGTGATGAGGAGTATGCCGACGATCTTCATGGCGATCGCGATCACCACGGCCATCAGCAGCATGAAAAGCAGCCTCGCGCGCTCCGGCCGCAGCCCTTCGGCCTCGGCAAGCTCGGGATTGACCGTCGAGGCCAGTAGCGGCCGCCAGAGCCAGACGATCGCCGCCAGCACGAGGATGCCGCCGCCCCAGATCACCGCGATATCGGATTGGCTGACAGCCAGAATGTCGCCGAAGAGGAAGGCGATGAGATCGATCCGCACCCAGCTCATGAAGGCGACGATGACGAGACCGATCGCCAGCGTCGCATGCGAGAGGATGCCGAGCAGCGCATCCGCCGACAATGCCTGCCGCCGCTGCAGGAAGAGCAGCAATATCGAGACGAGGGCCGCGACCGCAAAGACCGAGAGCGTGAGGTTGAGCTGGAACAGCAGCGATAGCGCCACGCCGAGCAAAGCCGAATGCGAGATCGTATCGCCGAAATAGGCCATGCGGCGCCAGATGATGAAACAGCCGAGCGGCCCGGTCGTCAGCGCCAGTCCGACGCCGGCCACGACGGCGCGCAGGAAGAAATCGTCAAACATGGCGCTCTCCCTCGGCATGGTCATGGCCATGATGATCATCGTGATCGTGGTGATGATCGCCGTGCTCGTGATGGTGGTGACCATCGTCGGCCTGACAATTGTCGGTTATCGAACCATCCGCGTGCTGCACGCGGCCATCGGGCAGATGCGTATGGTCGTGATGATGGCTGTAGATCGCCAGGGATTGCGCCGCGCGCGTGCCGAAAAGCCGGACATATTCGGGGCTCTGGCTGACGCTCTGCGGCGTGCCACGGCAGCAGACATGGCCGTTCAGGCAAACCACCGTATCCGTGGCCGCCATGACGACATGCAGATCGTGCGAGATCAGCAGGATGCCGCAGCCTTGCGAATTACGGATCGACTTGATCAAGTCGTAAAGCGCGATCTCGCCGCTGAAATCCACACCCTGTACAGGCTCGTCGAGGACAAGCAGATCGGGCTTGCGGGCAATGGCGCGCGCAAGCAGCGCCCGCTGGAATTCGCCGCCCGAAAGATGCTGCACCTCGGCCTTGGCGAGATGAGCAATGCCGACCGCTTCAAGCGCTGCAAGCAGCTCGCGTTCCGGCAGAGGCCCCGTCAGCGTCATCAATCGCTGCACGCTGAGCGGCAAGGTCCAATCGATGGCAAGCTTCTGCGGGACATAGCCGACCTTCAGATTGGCAATGCGGTCGACATGCCCCTCGTCCGGCTTCAGAACGCCGATCGCCGTCTTGGCGCTGGTCGACTTGCCGGAGCCGTTCGGGCCGATCAGGGTGACGATCTCGCCGCGGTTCACCGAAAAATCGACGCCGCGCACCAGCCAGCGGCCACTGCGGCGGACGCCGACATCATGGAGCGACACCAGGGCTCGGCTCTTGCTGTCGATGGAAGAAAGCATGAAATTTCCAATTGCACTATTGCGCCTTGCTATCGCACACGTTATAGCATAACGCAATTGATGTAATAACATAACATACCCATTCAAGGGCATTTATCGCATGAACGCAGCAAAAGCTTTTCTTCCCCTCGCCGCCACCCTCCTGCTTTCCGGCCTGCTTGCCGGCACCACCGCGACCGCAGCCGATGCACCAAGGGTCGTCGTCTCCATCAAGCCGATCCATTCGCTTGTCGCCGCGATCATGCAAGGGGTCGGCACACCGGATCTGATCGTTGACGGTGCCGCCTCGCCGCATACCTATGCGCTGAAGCCGTCGAATGCCCGCAGCCTCCAGCAGGCACAGGTGGTTTTCTGGGTTGGGCCAGGCATGGAAGCCTTCCTGCAGAAGCCGCTCGCATCCCTCGGCGCCAATGCCACGGTCGTCGAACTCGACGATGCGCCCGGCATCACCAAGCTCAAATTCCGCGAAGGCGGCGCCTTCGAGCCGCATGACGACGGCGACGAAGCGGCCGCCGGAGAAAGCCACACGCACGATCATCATGACCACGATCACGGCGAGTTCGACACCCATCTCTGGCTCGATCCGCATAATGCCAAGGCGATGGTCGCCGAAATCACCACGTCGCTGGTCGCGGCCGACCCCGCTAATGCGCTGACCTATGAAGCAAACCAGAAGGCTCTGAACGACAAGCTCGATGCCCTGGACAGCGAAATCGCCTCGGCCGTCGCGCCGGTGAAGGACAAGCCTTTTATCGTCTTCCACGACGCCTACCAATATTTCGAGCATCGCTACGGCGTGCGCGTTTCCGGCTCCATCACGGTCAGCCCCGAAACCATTCCGGGCGCACAGCGCGTCGCCGAAATTCACAGCAAGGTCGCCGATCTCGGCGCGACCTGCGTCTTCGCCGAACCGCAATTCGAGCCGAAGCTGGTCAATGTGGTGCTGGAAGGCACGCAGGCGAAATCGGGCGTCCTCGATCCCGAAGCCGCAACGCTGCCGCAGGGGCCGGATCTCTATTTCGACCTGATGCGCGGTATCGCAAGCTCCCTGAAAGAGTGCCTCTCCTGAATGAGGCTGTGTAACGCCGAAGGAAGCGAGCCCGATGCTCGCTTTTTTCATCCAAACAAATGTAATGATATTACATTACAGATGAGGTTATCATGAACAAGAAGCTCCCGGTCACCGTCCTCTCCGGTTTCCTCGGCGCCGGCAAGACGACGCTGCTCAACCATATCCTCAACAATCGCCAGGGCCTGCGCGTCGCCGTCATCGTCAACGACATGAGCGAGGTGAATATCGATGCGGCGCTGGTGCGCGATGGCGGCGCCAATCTCTCGCGCACGGAGGAACAGCTGGTCGAAATGACCAATGGCTGCATCTGTTGCACATTGCGCGACGACCTGCTGAAGGAGGTCCGCCAGCTCGCCGGGCAGGACCGTTTCGATTACCTCCTGATCGAATCCACAGGCATCGCCGAACCCCTGCCCGTCGCCACCACTTTCGAGTTTCGCGACGAGGATGGCAGCAGCCTCTCCGACGTCTCCCGACTCGACACTATGGTCACGGTCGTCGATGCCGCCAACCTTCTCGCTGATTATGGATCGACGGACTTCCTTGCCGATCGCGGCGAAACAGCCGGCGACAACGACAACAGGACCATCGTCGACCTGCTGGTCGAGCAGATCGAGTTTGCCGATGTCGTCATTCTCAACAAGGTCGGCTCCGCAACCGCCGGGCAGCGCGACGCGGCCCGCAAGATCATCGTCAGCCTTAATCCGGATGCCCGGTTGATCGAAACTGATTTCGGTGTGGTCGAGCCATCCGAGGTTCTCGGCACGGGCCGCTTCGGCATCGATCGCTCCGAAACCCATCCGCTCTGGTACAAGGAGCTGCACGGCTTCAAGGATCATGTTCCGGAAACAGAGGAATATGGCATCCGCTCCTTCGTCTATCGCGCGAAGAAACCGTTCGACCCCGCTAAATTCCAAGCTTTTCTCAATCGTTCCTGGCCGGGCGTCGTCCGGGCCAAGGGCTTTTTCTGGCTTGCAACCCGGCCCTACTATGTCGGCGAAATGAGCCAGGCCGGCGCGCTGGTCCGCACGAGCAAGATGGGCCTCTGGTGGGCTGCCGTGCCGCAGGATCAATGGCCGCGGGACCCCTCTTTCAAACGCGCCCTCACACCTTATCTCGATCCGATTTGGGGCGATCGCCGCCAGGAACTGGTGTTCATCGGCGCCGATCCGATGAACGAGAAGCAGATTACGGCCGACCTGGATGCCTGCCTCGTCAAGGCCGATCGGTTTACGCCAGAGCGCTGGCGTGACCTGCCCGATCCCTTTGCAAGCTGGAACAGGTTGACGGCATGAAGAAGCCGAAAGTGATCAGGTTTCGCTGTCAATGCTTCGAGTGCGGGAGCGATGATATCCTGGCGCACGACGGATTGCGATCCGCCGCAGCCGAGTCGGGCCGGAGCGACGAAAAATCACGCGAAACGGATCCTCGCCTGAAGGCGGATGTGGTCGGAAAACTGCTGTTTGGGGCCTGAACGCGAGTTCAGGCCACCATCATGCCGGTGGGAACGGCAGTGACCTCATGCATGACGACCAATGCACCGATCACCTCCGACTTGGCGCGGAGCGGAGTGATAGTGCAATGGAGCGCCTTACCCGGCTCGACCTGATGATCCGCCGGGTAAAGGCATTCCACCTTTTCGCCGGCAAAGCAGGCATCGAGCTTCGCCTTCACGCTGCTTTCGAAATAGTCGGAACCGACGAATTCCGAGATATGGCGCCCGACGAGCTCCATCGGTTTCGATTTCAGGAATTCCGAATTGGCCGCGTTGCTGTAGAGATAACGATAGTCCCGCGTGACGACGGCGACGCGATCCGGCAAGCTGTCCAGAATGACATCGTTCAAAACGCCGCCTTCCTCGAATCCCGGCTCATTGTCGAGATCGGTTTTCTCACTCGAAAACGCCCGCAGGGCCTCGCCGGCCGCCTGGTTTGCGCCGCCGAAATAACGGTCGATCAGCACCGAAAGCGAAGCGGAATTGTGCATCACTCGCGACCGATCATCCGCTTCTTCTCGGATGAGATTGTTCATGAACTGGAGCTGCATGTAGATCTCAAGCAGACTCGCGGCCTTGTACGCCAAAATCGCCGCGATAAGTGGCTCCAATTCACGATCAAGTGACGCTACAAGCTCATCGTCGCCAAGTTTTATCGCACGCTGAATCTGATTACATTTCATGGAGAAGGCATGAAAGAGTGCCAGCAAAATTGCCCTCCTGTCCCTGAACACAACAGGACGCAGGGGCCTCGTTTCCCGGCGTTGCCATGCCCAAGGATATTCAGTTTGGTGTCCGCATTCTCACCAAACTTTCTACATTGTGAATTAACATGACTTACCCCCACTTTCAATCCGGATGAACGGAAGTTCTCGGAAAAGGAGAACTTTCTGAAATGCAAGGCTTACCGGAGCAATGACGGCATGAAAGACTGGATGCAAATGTGCGGCATGAATCCGTCGCGCAAGCGCCGGATACGGGCCTAGAAAACGGTTTTCTTGATATTCCAGCGATCATGATACCAGAGCCATTGCTCGGGATTTTCCCTCACCCAGCTCTCGACCTTGTCGTTCAGCATCTGCGCCGTTGCCGTCAGATCGAGGCCACCCGCCTCGTTGCGCGGCATCTCCAGCTTCGGCTCGATTTCCAGCCGGTAGCGATTGCCGGGCAGCCGGATGCAGCGGGTCGGATAGACCTCGCAATTGAACTGGCGCACGAGTTTCGGCAGAAGCGGATTTGTCTTCACGTCCCGGCCAAAGAACCGGGTCTTCAGGCCCTTGCGAAATTTCTGATCGACCAGCACGCCGACACCGCGACCCGCCTCCAATTCCCTCGCAAGGCTGAAGGAGGACCCGGCATGCGACGGCACTAGATTGCCCATGCGTTTTGCACGGAAGTCGAAAACTTTCTTCGCGACATAGGGGTTGTTCGGCGGACGGAACAATACGGTCACCGTCAGACCAAAGGCGGCGCCGGCGACCGGCAGCAGCTCGAAATTGCCGGTATGCCCGGTAAAGACGATGAACGGCCGCGGATTGTCCCTGAGATCGAGGAAGATCGGAATGCCCGAAACCTCGATGCGGCCGGGCTTGTCGCTATGGGGATCGAAATCGAACAGCCGGTCGAGAAAGACGTATTCCGCCGCGAGCCGGCCCATATTGCCCCAGCTTGCGCGCGCGATCTCCTCGATTTCCGCCTCGCTCTTCTCGGGAAAGGCATTGCGCAGATTGGTCAGCATCAGCTGATGCCGGCGCATGCGCGGGCCGATCTTGCGGGTCAGCCGATCGGCAAAATTGATGCCCGCATCCGCCGGAAACAGCTTCAGGAAATTGAGGAATCCGAAAATGACCTGAGCCACCAGCCACTGCCGGAAATTTCTGAGCGCAAGGACGATCCGGGTGATGAAGAGCTTCACGCGGCTCAGTCCATCTTCAGGATGATCTTGCCGAAGATCTGGCGCGATTCCATTCGCTCCAGCGCCCGGTCGATATCACTGAAGCTTACCTCGGTATCAATGACCGGATGGACAAGCCCGCGCGCCATCTTCTGCATGGCATTGGCCATGTTCTCCATGCGGCAGCCGAAGGAGCCAAGCAGCTTCAATTGCTGCTGGAAAAGCATCATGAGATTGATATCGGCCGAAACGCCCGACGTCGAACCGCAAGTGACGAGACGGCCGCCGCGCTTCATGCAGAGCATGGAGCCGGCCCAGGTATCCTTGCCGACATGCTCGAAGACCACGTCGACGCCCTTCTTCTTCGTCAGCTTGCGCACGACACCCTCGAACCGGTCGGTGCGGTAGTTGATGACATGATCGGCGCCCAGCGCCTTGGCCTTCTCGATCTTGTCGTCGGAACCGACCGTGGTGATGACCGTGCAGCCGATCTTCTTGGCAAGCTGGATGGCAGCCGTGCCGATGCCCGAGCCGCCCGCATGAACGAGGATCGTCTCGCCCGGCTCCAGCTTGGCATTGTCGAAGAGCATATGCTCGACCGTGCCGAAGGTTACGGGAGCAAGGGCTGCGCCGATCGCATCGACGCCGGGAGGCGCCGGAACAAGCAGGCGAGCCGGGAGATTGACTTTCTCTTGAGCGAAACCGTCGAGATGGAAGCCGTGCACGCCGCTGACATGTTCGCAGAGATTGTCGCGGCCTTCGCGGCAATGACGGCAAAGACCGCAGGTCCGCGCACCGTAAATGGACACGAGTTGCCCCGGCAGCACGTTGGCGACGCCCGGCCCGATCGCTTCGACGACGCCAGCAGCCTCGGCGCCGATGACCAGCGGCATCTTGCGCTTGGCGAACGCCATGCCGCGCCAACCCCAGACGTCGATATGATTGAGCGCGACGGCCTTGACGCGCAAGGTCACCTCACCCGCGGCCGGAGCATTCGGTTCCGGCAGATCGGTGATCTCAAGTTTGCGGTCGTCGATCAGTTGCAAAGCACGCATGGCAAAGTCCCTCGCCCCTCGGGCGCAGTTATATTCTGTTTTTCAGACGTCCGCTTAAGCCGGTTCAAGCGCCATGACAAGGCTGGCATTCTGACCGCCGAATCCGAAAGAGTTCGAAAGGACGGCATTCACCTGCTTTTCACGCTTCTTGTTCGGCACCACGTCGAGGATGATCGACGGATCCGGATTGTTGTAGTTGATCGTCGGCGGCAGTGTTCCGGTCAGCATGGTCTGCAGCGAGAACACCGCCTCGACTGCACCCGCCGCCGTCAGCGTATGACCGATCATCGATTTGTTCGACGAGACCGGAATGGTCGGAAGCCGCTCACCGAAGACAGCGGACATTGCGCCATATTCCATCTTGTCGTTCTCCGGCGTCGAGGTGCCGTGAGCGTTGATATAGCCGATATCGCTCTCATCCATGCCGGCATCGGCAAGTGCCGCGCGGATCGTCGCGATCGCCGGGCCGCCATCGGGCGAAGACCGGGTGCGATGGAATGAATCGGCCTTGTCGCCGGCGCCCTTCATGATGCCGAGAATCTTCGCGCCGCGCGCAATCGCTGCTTCCAGCGATTCCAGCACCAGGGTCGCCGCCCCTTCGGCGATGACGAAGCCGTC encodes the following:
- the znuB gene encoding zinc ABC transporter permease subunit ZnuB — encoded protein: MFDDFFLRAVVAGVGLALTTGPLGCFIIWRRMAYFGDTISHSALLGVALSLLFQLNLTLSVFAVAALVSILLLFLQRRQALSADALLGILSHATLAIGLVIVAFMSWVRIDLIAFLFGDILAVSQSDIAVIWGGGILVLAAIVWLWRPLLASTVNPELAEAEGLRPERARLLFMLLMAVVIAIAMKIVGILLITALLIIPAATARRFAATPETMAIFASLLGAIAVVGGLFGSLRYDTPSGPSIVVAALVLFIISLLPLVRRAGTPATQQRGQSS
- a CDS encoding zinc-binding dehydrogenase, with translation MRALQLIDDRKLEITDLPEPNAPAAGEVTLRVKAVALNHIDVWGWRGMAFAKRKMPLVIGAEAAGVVEAIGPGVANVLPGQLVSIYGARTCGLCRHCREGRDNLCEHVSGVHGFHLDGFAQEKVNLPARLLVPAPPGVDAIGAALAPVTFGTVEHMLFDNAKLEPGETILVHAGGSGIGTAAIQLAKKIGCTVITTVGSDDKIEKAKALGADHVINYRTDRFEGVVRKLTKKKGVDVVFEHVGKDTWAGSMLCMKRGGRLVTCGSTSGVSADINLMMLFQQQLKLLGSFGCRMENMANAMQKMARGLVHPVIDTEVSFSDIDRALERMESRQIFGKIILKMD
- the znuA gene encoding zinc ABC transporter substrate-binding protein ZnuA gives rise to the protein MNAAKAFLPLAATLLLSGLLAGTTATAADAPRVVVSIKPIHSLVAAIMQGVGTPDLIVDGAASPHTYALKPSNARSLQQAQVVFWVGPGMEAFLQKPLASLGANATVVELDDAPGITKLKFREGGAFEPHDDGDEAAAGESHTHDHHDHDHGEFDTHLWLDPHNAKAMVAEITTSLVAADPANALTYEANQKALNDKLDALDSEIASAVAPVKDKPFIVFHDAYQYFEHRYGVRVSGSITVSPETIPGAQRVAEIHSKVADLGATCVFAEPQFEPKLVNVVLEGTQAKSGVLDPEAATLPQGPDLYFDLMRGIASSLKECLS
- a CDS encoding Fur family transcriptional regulator, yielding MTTPMLTKNQTLVFDVLTRAEAPLSAYTILDKLRDQGFRAPLQVYRALDKLLEYGVVHRLESINSFVACAHPNEDCHSHGLVAFAICESCGQVIEFHDHEVDHRLMDWLKSQKFKAEKSTIEIRGHCANCAA
- a CDS encoding lipid A biosynthesis lauroyl acyltransferase, producing MKLFITRIVLALRNFRQWLVAQVIFGFLNFLKLFPADAGINFADRLTRKIGPRMRRHQLMLTNLRNAFPEKSEAEIEEIARASWGNMGRLAAEYVFLDRLFDFDPHSDKPGRIEVSGIPIFLDLRDNPRPFIVFTGHTGNFELLPVAGAAFGLTVTVLFRPPNNPYVAKKVFDFRAKRMGNLVPSHAGSSFSLARELEAGRGVGVLVDQKFRKGLKTRFFGRDVKTNPLLPKLVRQFNCEVYPTRCIRLPGNRYRLEIEPKLEMPRNEAGGLDLTATAQMLNDKVESWVRENPEQWLWYHDRWNIKKTVF
- a CDS encoding metal ABC transporter ATP-binding protein, giving the protein MLSSIDSKSRALVSLHDVGVRRSGRWLVRGVDFSVNRGEIVTLIGPNGSGKSTSAKTAIGVLKPDEGHVDRIANLKVGYVPQKLAIDWTLPLSVQRLMTLTGPLPERELLAALEAVGIAHLAKAEVQHLSGGEFQRALLARAIARKPDLLVLDEPVQGVDFSGEIALYDLIKSIRNSQGCGILLISHDLHVVMAATDTVVCLNGHVCCRGTPQSVSQSPEYVRLFGTRAAQSLAIYSHHHDHTHLPDGRVQHADGSITDNCQADDGHHHHEHGDHHHDHDDHHGHDHAEGERHV
- a CDS encoding GTP-binding protein, with translation MNKKLPVTVLSGFLGAGKTTLLNHILNNRQGLRVAVIVNDMSEVNIDAALVRDGGANLSRTEEQLVEMTNGCICCTLRDDLLKEVRQLAGQDRFDYLLIESTGIAEPLPVATTFEFRDEDGSSLSDVSRLDTMVTVVDAANLLADYGSTDFLADRGETAGDNDNRTIVDLLVEQIEFADVVILNKVGSATAGQRDAARKIIVSLNPDARLIETDFGVVEPSEVLGTGRFGIDRSETHPLWYKELHGFKDHVPETEEYGIRSFVYRAKKPFDPAKFQAFLNRSWPGVVRAKGFFWLATRPYYVGEMSQAGALVRTSKMGLWWAAVPQDQWPRDPSFKRALTPYLDPIWGDRRQELVFIGADPMNEKQITADLDACLVKADRFTPERWRDLPDPFASWNRLTA
- a CDS encoding PAS domain-containing protein; protein product: MLALFHAFSMKCNQIQRAIKLGDDELVASLDRELEPLIAAILAYKAASLLEIYMQLQFMNNLIREEADDRSRVMHNSASLSVLIDRYFGGANQAAGEALRAFSSEKTDLDNEPGFEEGGVLNDVILDSLPDRVAVVTRDYRYLYSNAANSEFLKSKPMELVGRHISEFVGSDYFESSVKAKLDACFAGEKVECLYPADHQVEPGKALHCTITPLRAKSEVIGALVVMHEVTAVPTGMMVA